Proteins encoded within one genomic window of Acomys russatus chromosome 5, mAcoRus1.1, whole genome shotgun sequence:
- the Hoga1 gene encoding 4-hydroxy-2-oxoglutarate aldolase, mitochondrial, with protein sequence MLGPRIWASMRQGLSRGLSRTVKGKKAVDIAGIYPPVTTPFTATAEVDYGKLEENLSKLGTFPFRGFVVQGSTGEFPFLTSLERLEVVSRVRQAIPKDKLLLAGSGCESTQATVEMTVSMAQVGADAAMVVTPCYYRGRMSSAALIHHYTKVADLSPIPVVLYSVPANTGLDLPVDAVVTLSQHPNIIGMKDSGGDVTRIGLIIHKTSKQDFQVLAGSVGFLLASYAVGAVGGICGLANVLGAQVCQLERLCLTGQWEAAQKLQHRLIEPNTAVTRRFGIPGLKKTMDWFGYYGGPCRAPLQVLSPTEEEALRLDFSNNGWL encoded by the exons ATGTTGGGCCCTCGAATCTGGGCCTCCATGAGGCAGGGGCTGAGCAGGGGCTTGTCTAGGACTGTGAAGGGGAAGAAGGCAGTAGATATTGCCGGCATCTACCCACCTGTGACCACCCCCTTCACCGCCACCGCGGAGGTGGATTATGGGAAACTGGAAGAGAACCTGAGCAAACTGGGCACCTTCCCCTTTCGAG GCTTCGTGGTCCAGGGTTCTACCGGAGAGTTTCCGTTCCTGACCAGCCTGGAGCGCCTGGAAGTGGTGAGCCGCGTGCGCCAGGCCATACCCAAGGACAAGCTCTTGCTAGCTGGCTCTGGCTGCGAAT CCACTCAAGCCACGGTAGAGATGACTGTCAGCATGGCACAGGTCGGTGCTGATGCTGCCATGGTGGTGACTCCTTGTTACTATCGTGGCCGCATGAGCAGTGCTGCCCTCATTCACCACTACACCAAG GTTGCTGATCTTTCTCCAATCCCTGTGGTGTTGTATAGTGTCCCAGCCAACACAGGACTAGACCTGCCGGTGGACGCGGTGGTTACATTGTCTCAGCACCCGAATATCATTGGCATGAAGGACAGTGGTGGAGAT GTGACCAGGATCGGCCTGATCATTCACAAGACCAGCAAGCAGGATTTCCAGGTGTTGGCTGGGTCAGTTGGCTTCCTCCTGGCCAGCTATGCTGTGG GAGCTGTTGGAGGCATATGTGGCCTGGCCAATGTCTTGGGGGCCCAAGTGTGCCAGttggagagactctgcctcactGGACAGTGGGAAGCTGCCCAGAAACTGCAGCACCGCCTCATCGAGCCCAACACTGCG GTGACCCGGCGCTTCGGAATACCAGGGCTGAAGAAAACCATGGACTGGTTTGGCTACTATGGAGGCCCCTGCCGTGCCCCCTTGCAGGTGCTGAGTCCCACTGAGGAGGAAGCACTGCGCTTGGATTTCAGCAACAATGGTTGGCTTTGA
- the C5H10orf62 gene encoding uncharacterized protein C10orf62 homolog, whose translation MSKQNWLPGSPNIPQSLPVAGYGWNALPSTASSNSLEAGDCEVQHSGADGDSYHMPFCISVGSKTPKEELCVRPRALEGFFEFLQQPSCKVVLGTALLLGGGGLVLWTQRKKKKTASESTRDKSPESHRANDSWIKSHFSRLSEERLPTSCYVSNNGPPLASRHGEANTSVHMDTLTSTHGEGGTALRRDSFASKQKVSGTSVTKETQRESGKSSLEDETWAAVAACAKEIDAKGHRVANSMLQRSTPTYQRTGHSESRDISPDELKALEEVEIKLKGNFLTQRETTLAGANQTHTIYSQSRQSHQSHHPAYQSSQSHPVYSSHPGHYPSHLSHQGYPSYSSHQSHLGHSNHQGHQVHSRHQSHSLPNRSHQNYAS comes from the exons ATGTCAAAGCAGaactggctgccaggttctcccaaCATTCCTCAGTCCTTACCTGTTGCAGGTTATGGCTGGAATGCCCTGCCCTCTACCGCCTCCTCCAACTCTCTagaagcaggag ACTGTGAAGTCCAACACTCAGGGGCAGATGGAGACAGCTATCACATGCCATTCTGCATCAGTGTGGGCAGCAAGACCCCCAAAGAGGAG CTCTGCGTAAGGCCTAGGGCCCTGGAGGGCTTCTTCGAGTTCCTCCAGCAACCTTCATGCaaggtggtgctggggactgcCCTCTTGCTAGGAGGCGGAGGCCTCGTGCTGTggactcagaggaagaaaaagaagacagcctCAGAGTCTACACGAGACAAGTCTCCAGAATCCCACAGAGCAAATGACAGCTGGATCAAATCTCACTTTAGCCGACTCTCAGAAGAGAGGCTGCCCACCTCCTGCTATGTCAGCAACAATGGCCCTCCACTGGCAAGTAGGCATGGGGAGGCCAACACCTCTGTCCACATGGATaccctcacctccacacatgGAGAAGGGGGCACAGCTCTGCGCCGAGATTCCTTTGCCAGCAAGCAAAAGGTATCTGGGACCTCAGTGACCAAAGAGACTCAGAGGGAGTCAGGGAAGTCATCCTTGGAGGATGAGACATGGGCTGCTGTGGCAGCTTGCGCCAAGGAGATTGATGCCAAGGGGCATCGGGTGGCTAATTCCATGCTGCAACGCTCCACCCCGACCTACCAGCGCACAGGCCATTCGGAGTCCAGGGACATCAGCCCAGATGAGCTGAAGGCTCTGGAGGAAGTGGAGATAAAGCTGAAAGGGAATTTCCTCACTCAGCGGGAAACCACCCTAGCTGGTGCCAACCAAACACACACCATCTATAGCCAGAGTCGCCAAAGCCATCAAAGCCACCATCCAGCCTACCAGAGCAGCCAGAGTCATCCTGTTTACTCCAGCCACCCGGGTCATTATCCAAGTCACTTGAGCCACCAGGGTTATCCAAGTTACTCAAGCCATCAGAGTCATCTGGGCCACTCAAACCACCAGGGTCATCAAGTCCACTCAAGACATCAGAGCCATAGTCTGCCTAACCGCAGCCACCAAAACTATGCCTCTTGA
- the Morn4 gene encoding MORN repeat-containing protein 4 yields MTLTKGSFTYSSGEEYRGEWKEGRRHGFGQLMFADGGTYLGHFENGLFNGFGVLTFSDGSRYEGEFSQGKFNGVGVFIRYDNMTFEGEFKNGRVDGFGLLTFPDGSHGIPRNEGLFENNKLLRREKCSAVVQRAQSASKSARNLTA; encoded by the exons ATGACCCTGACGAAAGGTTCCTTTACCTACTCCAGCGGGGAGGAATACCGTGGCGAGTGGAAGGAGG GCCGGAGACATGGCTTTGGTCAACTGATGTTTGCAGATGGTGGCACCTACCTGGGTCACTTTGAGAATGGGCTGTTTAACGGCTTTGGTGTACTGACCTTCTCAGATGGCTCAAG GTACGAGGGAGAATTTTCCCAGGGCAAGTTTAATGGTGTCGGAGTCTTCATTCGATATGACAACATGACCTTTGAGGGGGAATTTAAAAATGGCAGAGTGGATGGTTTTG GCTTGCTGACTTTCCCTGATGGTTCTCATGGAATACCCCGCAATGAAGGGCTGTTTGAAAACAACAAGCTGCTGCGGCGCGAGAAGTGCTCCGCTGTGGTTCAGCGCGCTCAGAGCGCCTCCAAATCAGCCAGGAATCTCACTGCCTGA